The Arachis hypogaea cultivar Tifrunner chromosome 19, arahy.Tifrunner.gnm2.J5K5, whole genome shotgun sequence genome has a window encoding:
- the LOC112778186 gene encoding uncharacterized protein: MIKKRRYHKYNKAEMSKEYEFKVGLEFKSLGQFKDAIRKHALLNGRDIRYIKNDKVRGRVGCRGKKGKCRWMAFASKVGGSDCFRLKTLNRKHTCGRNYNVTKAYWARRKTREVHDRAILQYGKLRDYCAEIMRTNPGCTTQILFDRPSITHQLRFMKMNMCLDSVKQGFLAGCKPIIGVDGYHLKGDHSQQLMVAVGRDPNDNYFPIAVAIVEAETRDSWGWFINLLLDDIGYVSRRKWIFMSDQQKGLMQVFQEMMPTLKHRLWLRHLYANYKKAYGGGTVLRDLILSIDKAIYVEEWERSMTQQCTSNQQYAKLAALDPKLWWKSNFTFLSKSDMLRIIFLKLSMCYWMSQFAEKKKKAEKYGSTIMPKPKKRLDVIATRAIEWQARWAGGLTYEVSHKNRMIVERFVVDLLAGTYSCKFWELYGMPCPHACCAIFEKWDNLEDYCSNFYNPAAYAATYGKLVSPINGKNMWPKVECDTIMPPILRVKPGRPRMVRIREPDENCSQTKLRRMGTSVTCNNCRQYGHNRRHCPNPIVSGTNSGIGCDSI, translated from the exons ATGATTAAGAAGAGAAGATATCATAAATATAATAAGGCTGAGATGAGCAAGGAATATGAGTTTAAGGTGGGTTTAGAGTTCAAGTCACTTGGTCAGTTTAAAGATGCTATTAGaaagcatgctttgttgaatggAAGGGATATTAGGTATATCAAGAATGATAAGGTTAGAGGTAGAGTGGGCTGCAGAGGGAAGAAAGGAAAGTGTAGGTGGATGGCATTTGCATCCAAAGTTGGTGGTTCTGATTGCTTTCGGCTGAAGACCCTTAATAGAAAACACACTTGTGGACGAAATTACAACG TCACAAAGGCTTATTGGGCAAGGAGAAAAACGAGAGAAGTACATGACAGGGCTATTCTGCAATATGGCAAGCTGAGAGATTACTGTGCAGAGATTATGAGGACAAATCCCGGGTGTACCACTCAGATTTTGTTTGACAGGCCTTCAATTACACACCAGCTAAGGTTTATGAAGATGAACATGTGTCTAGATTCTGTTAAGCAAGGGTTCTTGGCTGGTTGCAAGCCTATTATAGGGGTAGATGGCTACCACTTGAAGGGTGATCATAGCCAACAACTTATGGTGGCTGTTGGAAGAGATCCAAACGATAATTACTTCCCAATTGCTGTTGCTATTGTAGAGGCTGAAACCAGAGACAGTTGGGGTTGGTTTATTAACCTTTTATTGGATGATATTGGATATGTTAGTAGAAGGAAGTGGATATTCATGTCCGACCAACAAAAG GGTTTGATGCAAGTTTTTCAAGAGATGATGCCGACTTTAAAGCATAGACTATGGTTGAGACATTTGTATGCCAATTACAAGAAAGCATATGGTGGTGGGACTGTTTTGAGGGACCTAATTCTATCAATAGATAAAGCTATATATGTGGAGGAATGGGAGAGGAGCATGACGCAGCAATGCACATCAAACCAACAATATGCAAAGCTAGCAGCATTAGATCCCAAGCTCTGGTGGAAGAGCAACTTCACTTTTCTTTCTAAAAGCGACATGTTGAGAATAATATTTCTGAAGCTTTCAATG TGTTATTGGATGTCTCAATTtgctgaaaaaaagaagaaggccgAAAAATATGGCAGTACAATCATGCCTAAACCAAAAAAGAGGCTTGATGTCATTGCAACACGAGCTATAGAGTGGCAAGCAAGATGGGCTGGAGGACTGACATACGAGGTTTCTCATAAGAATCGGATGATTGTAGAGAGGTTCGTGGTTGACTTATTGGCTGGAACGTATAGCTGCAAATTTTGGGAATTATATGGAATGCCCTGCCCGCATGCTTGTTGTGCCATATTTGAGAAATGGGACAATCTAGAAGATTACTGCAGCAACTTCTATAACCCAGCAGCCTATGCTGCAACTTATGGCAAGTTAGTTTCTCCAATCAACGGAAAAAATATGTGGCCGAAAGTTGAGTGTGATACCATCATGCCCCCCATCCTTAGAGTGAAGCCAGGAAGACCACGGATGGTGAGGATCAGAGAACCTGATGAGAACTGTTCTCAGACAAAGCTTAGGAGGATGGGTACATCTGTGACATGCAACAACTGCAGACAATATGGACATAATAGAAGGCATTGTCCCAATCCAATAGTGTCAGGTACCAATAGTGGAATAGGTTGTGATAGTATATGA